The region tttcatcAAACTGTATCCTAGTTTGCTTAAAAAATTGAAGTTTCATATGAcattcacgaaaaaaaaattccaatAACTCCATCACGAACAATCTTCATAAATGAATCCCTCCCGATGCACTTCctaatgaaaatgtttcatttcctgttttccaGATAGCAACGGCTGTCATAAATCACCAAGCAGGACCACGTGAGACCACCAGTAACGATGGAACCCATGGAAGCACGAGTAGCGATGCTGCAGGACCTGAAGATCCAATCGTTCGATACGATCCGGTTCGCTTCCTACCGGACGGCCTGCAAACTGCGCTACGTCCAAAAATCAACCAACCGTCAGTACCAACCCTGCCAGACCACCTCATGTCCGCTCTGGAACCAGTAATTGATACCAGCGCTCCACTCTCTCATTCGCAGTGCATCTGGTCGATATCTGGAACGTGATTGAAGCGTTCCGCGAGAATGGACTGAACACGCTCGAGCCACAGAACGAGGTGAGCGTGAGCCGGCTGGAAACGCTCGTTTCCTCCCTCTACCACAACCTCAACAAGCGCCTGCCACCGAACCAGCAGGTGCACGTCGACTCGAAGGCCAGTCTGCTGCTGAACTGGCTCCTGGCGGCCTACTCCGGCGACAACTCCGGCAAAATACGCGTCTTCTCGATCAAGGTGGCGCTCGCGATCATGTGCGCCGGCAAAATGGTCGACAAGCTACGATGTAAGCGCCTAGCCCCGTGTCCACGGCCGAAGAGTCATTCAaacccttccctttctcttcttttgcaGACGTTTTCTCACAGGTTTCCGATGGTGCCGGTCAGCTGATACACTGGAAGCTAGGGGACTTTCTGCGCGAGGTGCTCGCCCTCCCGGCCGCCGTCTTCGAATCACCAACCTTCTTCTACAAGGAAGGCCTCGAATCGGAGATCTTCCCGGTGGAGAACAAAATTACGGTGAATGATTTTATGGCCGGTTTCATGACCGAACCGGGGCCCGCCTGTCTCGTGTGGATGCCGCTACTGCACCGACTCGCCACCGTCGAGACGGTCGTCCATCCGACCGTGTGTTCCGTCTGTATGCGCGAAAACTTTACCGGTTTCCGGTATCGATGCCAGCGATGTCACGGGTACCAGCTGTGTCAGGATTGTTTCTGGCAGGGGCGCGTCTCGCTGAACCATCAGAACGATCACGAGGTGAAAGAGTACTCGAGCTACAAGAGTCCCAGCAAACAGATTGGCCACTCGCTGCGTAAAAGCTTCCGTTGTGTGCCGGATAAGCCGACGCAAGCATTGCCCCGGTTTCCGGAGCTACCCGAGAAGACGCTCAACCTGTCGCACATcgtgccaccgtcaccgcttCCATCGCACAACGGATTCCCCGATGGTGGCATTCCGGGATTGTACGATCGAAGCAGTACACTGGACTCGAGGTAACagcgacggccacgacgatgatgctgtaGTATGAGACACCAAATAATCATCTGTAATGTTCGTTCCAGGGCCACCGGACTCTCGCTGGACAGCAATGGAACGTCGGGGACGCGTGGTGGTGCCGTCAACTCGAACGATGAAGAGCACAGACTGATCGCCCGATATGCGGCAAGGCTCGCGCAAGAAAGCCGAACGGTAAGGGGCATTTCAAACGTATCTCtcaagccggcgatacatgaagcgtaaactctcgtataaactcagagtgtaatgccaaaaagtttacgcttcgtgtggcaggcataatcgcataaaagtttataccgaaacgtcaaatgcaattacattcgggcacctgcaattacactatgctattacatcaattacatgtgtttctggccacaaaaaacataaatcgacgagataagttgatttctgaacatcttcttttatattctaagatgtttttactgtatattagcgattgtagaacattcaattcatcataacgctacgcttcatgttggtgctgtgtttacgcttgcttttacgctcggatttacgctccgcgggcctataatctttttgacataagtataatctttttggcattacactctgagtttatacgagagtttacgcttcgtgtattcctaccttcaTGTTTCTAACCTTCCTCTGCTTTCTTATTACTATCAGCCCGGTGGTTCAGCACCCGATCCGGTCCAGATCGGGTTGGACAGTTCGCGAGCCCAGCGTGAACTGATCATGCAGCTCGAATCGAAGAACAAAGAAATTATGCGCGAAATCCAAAAGCTCCGGCGGCAGCAGGAAGCTGAACAGGTGGCGCCCGAAAGTCCGGCCCTGATGAACGAACTGCGAGCCCTCCGCCAGCGCAAAGGTGAACTCGAGGGTCATCTCGGTGCACTGCAAGACTCGCGGCGGCAGTTGATGGGCCAACTCGAGGGTTTAATGCGGATGCTAAAGAACCACCAGACGCAAAGTCCTCGTTCGACACCCAACTCTAGTCCACGGTCGGGTAAAAGTCCACCGTTACCACAAGGTATGGCCCCGGaacctcatcgtcgtcgtgcgtgaTTGTTGGTTGATTCATCTTTTACACTCATTGTGTCTGTCAGGTCCACCGATGCCGAACCAGGGCCCTGGTCGGCAGG is a window of Anopheles aquasalis chromosome 2, idAnoAquaMG_Q_19, whole genome shotgun sequence DNA encoding:
- the LOC126569340 gene encoding dystrobrevin beta isoform X3; this translates as MEPMEARVAMLQDLKIQSFDTIRFASYRTACKLRYVQKSTNLHLVDIWNVIEAFRENGLNTLEPQNEVSVSRLETLVSSLYHNLNKRLPPNQQVHVDSKASLLLNWLLAAYSGDNSGKIRVFSIKVALAIMCAGKMVDKLRYVFSQVSDGAGQLIHWKLGDFLREVLALPAAVFESPTFFYKEGLESEIFPVENKITVNDFMAGFMTEPGPACLVWMPLLHRLATVETVVHPTVCSVCMRENFTGFRYRCQRCHGYQLCQDCFWQGRVSLNHQNDHEVKEYSSYKSPSKQIGHSLRKSFRCVPDKPTQALPRFPELPEKTLNLSHIVPPSPLPSHNGFPDGGIPGLYDRSSTLDSRATGLSLDSNGTSGTRGGAVNSNDEEHRLIARYAARLAQESRTPGGSAPDPVQIGLDSSRAQRELIMQLESKNKEIMREIQKLRRQQEAEQVAPESPALMNELRALRQRKGELEGHLGALQDSRRQLMGQLEGLMRMLKNHQTQSPRSTPNSSPRSGKSPPLPQGPPMPNQGPGRQGPMNAGGSGMPPNVPPGMLPPGVSMHGPDPHMMVGGPMDMRGGYAPNGNNNFDEMHMTTHEWSEKLFHPQDNTQWQEQFAAWSLHSQNQ
- the LOC126569340 gene encoding dystrobrevin beta isoform X4; translated protein: MEPMEARVAMLQDLKIQSFDTIRFASYRTACKLRYVQKSTNLHLVDIWNVIEAFRENGLNTLEPQNEVSVSRLETLVSSLYHNLNKRLPPNQQVHVDSKASLLLNWLLAAYSGDNSGKIRVFSIKVALAIMCAGKMVDKLRYVFSQVSDGAGQLIHWKLGDFLREVLALPAAVFESPTFFYKEGLESEIFPVENKITVNDFMAGFMTEPGPACLVWMPLLHRLATVETVVHPTVCSVCMRENFTGFRYRCQRCHGYQLCQDCFWQGRVSLNHQNDHEVKEYSSYKSPSKQIGHSLRKSFRCVPDKPTQALPRFPELPEKTLNLSHIVPPSPLPSHNGFPDGGIPGLYDRSSTLDSRATGLSLDSNGTSGTRGGAVNSNDEEHRLIARYAARLAQESRTPGGSAPDPVQIGLDSSRAQRELIMQLESKNKEIMREIQKLRRQQEAEQVAPESPALMNELRALRQRKGELEGHLGALQDSRRQLMGQLEGLMRMLKNHQTQSPRSTPNSSPRSGKSPPLPQGPPMPNQGPGRQGPMNAGGSGMPPNVPPGMLPPGVSMHGPDPHMMVGGPMDMRGGYAPNGNNNFDEMHMTTHEWSEKDNTQWQEQFAAWSLHSQNQ
- the LOC126569340 gene encoding dystrobrevin beta isoform X1 is translated as MEPMEARVAMLQDLKIQSFDTIRFASYRTACKLRYVQKSTNLHLVDIWNVIEAFRENGLNTLEPQNEVSVSRLETLVSSLYHNLNKRLPPNQQVHVDSKASLLLNWLLAAYSGDNSGKIRVFSIKVALAIMCAGKMVDKLRYVFSQVSDGAGQLIHWKLGDFLREVLALPAAVFESPTFFYKEGLESEIFPVENKITVNDFMAGFMTEPGPACLVWMPLLHRLATVETVVHPTVCSVCMRENFTGFRYRCQRCHGYQLCQDCFWQGRVSLNHQNDHEVKEYSSYKSPSKQIGHSLRKSFRCVPDKPTQALPRFPELPEKTLNLSHIVPPSPLPSHNGFPDGGIPGLYDRSSTLDSRATGLSLDSNGTSGTRGGAVNSNDEEHRLIARYAARLAQESRTPGGSAPDPVQIGLDSSRAQRELIMQLESKNKEIMREIQKLRRQQEAEQVAPESPALMNELRALRQRKGELEGHLGALQDSRRQLMGQLEGLMRMLKNHQTQSPRSTPNSSPRSGKSPPLPQGPPMPNQGPGRQGPMNAGGSGMPPNVPPGMLPPGVSMHGPDPHMMVGGPMDMRGGYAPNGNNNASTNNAAGGGSGGVGGAGTGTRSSNAGASTPSTGVAAGGRSDLHYAADSVSTAMSSLVRELNSDFDEMHMTTHEWSEKLFHPQDNTQWQEQFAAWSLHSQNQ
- the LOC126569340 gene encoding dystrobrevin beta isoform X2, yielding MEPMEARVAMLQDLKIQSFDTIRFASYRTACKLRYVQKSTNLHLVDIWNVIEAFRENGLNTLEPQNEVSVSRLETLVSSLYHNLNKRLPPNQQVHVDSKASLLLNWLLAAYSGDNSGKIRVFSIKVALAIMCAGKMVDKLRYVFSQVSDGAGQLIHWKLGDFLREVLALPAAVFESPTFFYKEGLESEIFPVENKITVNDFMAGFMTEPGPACLVWMPLLHRLATVETVVHPTVCSVCMRENFTGFRYRCQRCHGYQLCQDCFWQGRVSLNHQNDHEVKEYSSYKSPSKQIGHSLRKSFRCVPDKPTQALPRFPELPEKTLNLSHIVPPSPLPSHNGFPDGGIPGLYDRSSTLDSRATGLSLDSNGTSGTRGGAVNSNDEEHRLIARYAARLAQESRTPGGSAPDPVQIGLDSSRAQRELIMQLESKNKEIMREIQKLRRQQEAEQVAPESPALMNELRALRQRKGELEGHLGALQDSRRQLMGQLEGLMRMLKNHQTQSPRSTPNSSPRSGKSPPLPQGPPMPNQGPGRQGPMNAGGSGMPPNVPPGMLPPGVSMHGPDPHMMVGGPMDMRGGYAPNGNNNASTNNAAGGGSGGVGGAGTGTRSSNAGASTPSTGVAAGGRSDLHYAADSVSTAMSSLVRELNSDFDEMHMTTHEWSEKDNTQWQEQFAAWSLHSQNQ